Proteins from one Ornithobacterium rhinotracheale genomic window:
- the ilvD gene encoding dihydroxy-acid dehydratase yields the protein MEKLKKFSAKVSTDETHPSAQAMLHAIGLSKEDLHKPFVGIASTGYEGNPCNMHLNDLAKIIKKGVYDKEAVGLIFNTIGISDGISMGTHGMRFSLPSRDIIADSVESVVEGLSYDALVTIVGCDKNMPGALMAMLRLNRPSVLVYGGTVAHGSCFGKKLDIVSTFEAWGQKVAKEIDEETYQKIIENAIPGAGACGGMYTANTMASSIEALGMALPFNSSNPAVGSDKEKDAYAAGEAVVELLKKDIKPLDIVTKKSLENAFTLVSILGGSTNAVLHYLAIADTAGIDFGLEDMQRISEKTPMLADLKPSGKYLMEDLHRVGGTPAVLKYLLKNGFLHGDCLTVTGKTLAENLENVPDLTDQNEIIHSLENPIKATGHIRILRGNLASEGSVAKITGKEGLYFKGKAKVYNSEYDANTAIKNGEIEKGDVVVIRYEGPKGGPGMPEMLKPTAAIMGAGLGKDVALITDGRFSGGTHGFVVGHVCPEAQEGGVIALVENGDLIQIDAEANTIDLLVSDEELEKRRANWKAPDLKAKRGTLYKYAKLVSSASNGCVTDK from the coding sequence ATGGAAAAGTTAAAAAAGTTTAGCGCAAAAGTTTCGACAGACGAAACACACCCTTCGGCTCAGGCAATGCTTCATGCCATTGGTTTGAGCAAGGAAGATTTACACAAGCCTTTTGTAGGAATTGCTAGCACAGGCTACGAGGGAAATCCTTGTAATATGCACTTAAATGATTTAGCCAAAATCATCAAAAAAGGCGTTTATGACAAAGAAGCAGTGGGCTTAATTTTTAATACCATCGGAATCAGCGATGGAATTTCTATGGGAACGCACGGCATGCGTTTTTCATTGCCTTCGCGAGACATCATTGCCGATTCGGTGGAGAGTGTGGTAGAAGGGCTTAGCTACGATGCGCTGGTTACCATAGTGGGCTGCGACAAAAATATGCCAGGAGCTTTGATGGCGATGTTGAGATTAAATCGCCCTTCTGTTTTGGTTTATGGCGGAACGGTAGCACACGGCTCATGCTTTGGTAAGAAATTAGACATTGTTTCCACTTTCGAAGCTTGGGGGCAAAAGGTGGCTAAAGAAATAGACGAAGAAACCTATCAAAAAATTATAGAAAATGCAATTCCTGGTGCGGGTGCTTGTGGCGGAATGTACACGGCAAACACCATGGCATCTTCAATAGAAGCGTTGGGAATGGCATTGCCTTTCAATTCATCAAACCCTGCGGTGGGGAGCGATAAAGAAAAAGACGCTTATGCAGCGGGTGAAGCCGTAGTGGAATTATTGAAAAAAGACATCAAGCCACTTGATATTGTAACCAAAAAATCACTTGAAAACGCATTTACATTAGTTAGTATCTTGGGAGGTTCAACCAATGCCGTTTTGCATTATTTAGCCATTGCCGATACTGCGGGCATTGATTTTGGTTTAGAGGATATGCAGCGCATCAGCGAAAAAACACCAATGTTGGCAGATTTAAAACCATCGGGTAAATATTTAATGGAAGATTTGCACCGAGTGGGTGGAACGCCAGCTGTTTTAAAATATTTGCTTAAAAACGGATTTTTGCATGGAGATTGTCTCACCGTTACGGGCAAAACTTTAGCCGAAAACTTGGAAAATGTTCCAGATTTAACCGATCAAAACGAAATCATTCACTCTTTAGAAAATCCAATCAAAGCGACGGGACATATCAGAATCCTTCGTGGGAATTTAGCCTCAGAAGGTTCGGTGGCGAAAATCACAGGAAAAGAAGGTTTATATTTCAAAGGAAAAGCCAAAGTTTATAATTCTGAATACGACGCCAATACCGCCATTAAAAATGGAGAAATTGAGAAAGGTGATGTTGTTGTGATTCGTTACGAAGGGCCAAAAGGCGGACCTGGAATGCCAGAAATGCTAAAGCCAACGGCAGCAATTATGGGTGCAGGGCTTGGCAAAGATGTAGCACTTATCACCGATGGGCGTTTCTCTGGCGGAACGCACGGATTTGTTGTAGGGCATGTTTGTCCCGAAGCGCAAGAAGGCGGTGTGATTGCTTTGGTAGAAAACGGAGATTTAATCCAAATCGATGCCGAAGCCAATACCATTGATTTGCTCGTTTCGGACGAAGAGCTTGAAAAAAGAAGAGCCAACTGGAAAGCGCCAGATTTAAAAGCGAAAAGAGGTACTTTATATAAATATGCAAAATTAGTTTCATCAGCTTCAAATGGCTGTGTAACGGATAAATAA
- a CDS encoding DUF937 domain-containing protein — protein sequence MDIQNLITGALNNQVIGQMSKSLGVDDSKVSSVISMAVPAILGQMNKNAQTPQGAESLNKALKDHSGSILDNLGGLLGGGATNNAEGESILNHIFGGKQEQLAQNLGAQAGLSSGNTMQILSSIAPLIMGFLGKEKQQGNLNASNLTGVLGNLFSSATQGGDKNMVEKLLDQNGDGSITDDLMNMGSNLLKGFFKK from the coding sequence ATGGATATTCAAAATTTAATTACAGGCGCACTAAACAATCAAGTCATTGGACAAATGAGTAAAAGTTTAGGCGTAGATGACTCAAAAGTTAGTTCTGTTATTTCTATGGCAGTGCCTGCGATTTTGGGACAAATGAACAAAAACGCTCAAACACCACAAGGTGCAGAAAGCTTAAACAAAGCTTTAAAAGACCACAGCGGCTCTATCCTTGACAATCTTGGAGGATTGCTTGGCGGCGGTGCTACCAACAATGCAGAGGGAGAAAGCATCTTAAATCACATTTTTGGTGGAAAACAAGAGCAATTGGCTCAGAATTTAGGAGCACAAGCTGGACTTTCTAGCGGAAATACTATGCAAATTCTATCATCTATCGCACCACTTATCATGGGCTTTTTGGGAAAAGAAAAACAACAAGGAAATTTAAATGCAAGCAACCTTACAGGTGTACTTGGAAACTTGTTTAGCAGCGCAACTCAAGGGGGCGACAAAAACATGGTAGAAAAGCTTTTGGACCAAAATGGCGATGGTAGCATTACAGATGATTTGATGAATATGGGTTCTAACTTGTTAAAAGGATTCTTCAAAAAATAA
- a CDS encoding PadR family transcriptional regulator has translation MNTEKAKVQMRKGILELCILSIIKRGDCYSSDIIEELKNAQMLVVEGTLYPLLTRLKNAGMLSYRWEESTSGPPRKYFDITPEGEKFLSELIDSWHDLTQTVSHIIEKHN, from the coding sequence ATGAATACAGAAAAAGCTAAAGTACAGATGCGAAAAGGCATCTTAGAGCTTTGTATTCTAAGCATTATAAAACGCGGCGATTGCTATTCTTCTGACATCATCGAAGAATTGAAAAACGCGCAAATGCTCGTGGTAGAAGGCACGCTATACCCCCTACTCACTCGTTTGAAAAATGCTGGAATGCTAAGCTACCGCTGGGAAGAATCCACATCAGGCCCGCCCAGAAAATATTTTGACATCACACCCGAAGGTGAAAAATTCTTAAGCGAGCTCATAGACTCGTGGCACGACCTCACACAAACTGTATCACACATCATCGAAAAACACAACTAA
- a CDS encoding PspC domain-containing protein has translation MDKTYNIGLGGFSFIMEEAAFNDLKNYIATLRQKWSADEDREEIIADIEYRMGELLQEHLKGRAVANRDDIKYLIDTMGMPNDLADDDLGENYAENGFAAGRHSATASTTTFANKKLYRDPYHRVLGGVASGLANYFGIDRIWIRLALVLAPFLDIVMMGISTSSLIILYIIAWIVIPKATTVSDMLQAKGEPVNAERIKEFKAANGELPPPRESFFRSALKILLKIIILTILISLVAVVLFIGFTVIGAIFFGSITIDYLPLLTENTWSFGVASTALIIALASIITGLILLSIKLISSSFRVHKAAKIAIPAVFIGSMIALLLVAGNEASNFTTKSSVNQKIGFTALPNDTITFSFNNEYESSTFVDDNFIIYRDIYNLNFINSKDAEIVIKKSSRGKNFKDAQEKLAKMNFPIKVSPNEIEIPNYFTLGKNVPLRKQKIELYIHMPNNVPFVVKGIQWITQFNQNHEYLSENKNVKTDGTPRVFMFIDGKLKCINCTDNDVKDENESPIDNDSLNIDGENLKLKADGKNENVELEIPGKIKIEANGKQQKVKIKLPDGKEIVNISE, from the coding sequence ATGGACAAAACATACAACATAGGACTTGGGGGCTTTTCTTTTATCATGGAAGAAGCTGCCTTTAATGATTTGAAAAACTACATCGCAACCCTCCGCCAAAAATGGAGTGCAGATGAAGACCGCGAAGAAATCATTGCAGATATTGAATATCGAATGGGCGAATTGCTCCAAGAACATTTAAAAGGTAGAGCGGTGGCCAATCGCGATGACATTAAATACTTGATTGATACGATGGGCATGCCCAACGATTTGGCAGATGATGATTTAGGCGAAAATTATGCAGAAAATGGATTTGCTGCGGGCAGACATTCGGCGACTGCAAGCACAACTACTTTTGCCAATAAAAAATTATACCGAGACCCATATCATCGTGTGTTGGGTGGTGTGGCAAGCGGCTTGGCCAATTATTTTGGCATAGATAGAATTTGGATTCGTTTAGCATTGGTTTTAGCGCCATTTTTGGACATCGTGATGATGGGCATTTCAACTTCATCGCTCATCATCTTGTATATTATAGCTTGGATTGTAATCCCCAAGGCAACAACGGTTTCAGACATGTTACAGGCGAAAGGTGAGCCCGTAAATGCTGAAAGAATCAAAGAATTTAAAGCTGCCAATGGCGAATTGCCACCGCCAAGAGAAAGTTTTTTTCGTAGTGCTTTAAAAATATTGCTTAAAATCATTATTTTAACGATTTTGATTAGCTTGGTCGCCGTGGTATTATTCATAGGTTTTACAGTCATTGGTGCCATTTTCTTTGGCAGTATTACGATAGATTACCTTCCTTTGCTCACCGAAAACACTTGGTCTTTTGGCGTGGCGAGCACGGCACTAATTATAGCACTCGCATCTATCATTACAGGACTAATATTGCTCTCTATTAAATTAATATCAAGCAGTTTCAGAGTTCACAAAGCTGCAAAAATTGCTATTCCAGCCGTTTTTATTGGTTCTATGATTGCTCTCCTTCTTGTAGCGGGCAACGAAGCGAGTAATTTCACTACCAAGAGCTCTGTAAATCAAAAAATTGGCTTTACCGCGCTGCCAAACGACACGATTACTTTTTCTTTTAATAATGAATATGAATCTAGTACGTTTGTAGACGATAATTTTATTATCTATCGTGATATATATAATCTTAATTTCATCAATTCCAAAGATGCTGAAATCGTGATAAAGAAAAGCTCACGCGGCAAAAACTTTAAAGATGCACAAGAAAAATTAGCCAAAATGAATTTTCCAATTAAAGTATCGCCAAACGAAATCGAAATTCCTAATTATTTTACTTTGGGAAAAAATGTACCATTGCGCAAACAAAAAATAGAACTTTACATTCATATGCCAAACAATGTTCCATTTGTGGTTAAAGGGATTCAATGGATTACCCAATTTAACCAAAATCATGAGTATCTTTCAGAAAATAAAAATGTGAAAACCGACGGAACGCCTAGAGTTTTTATGTTCATTGATGGAAAGTTGAAATGCATCAACTGTACTGATAATGATGTGAAAGATGAAAATGAAAGCCCAATAGATAATGATTCTCTCAACATCGATGGCGAAAATTTAAAATTAAAAGCCGATGGCAAAAACGAAAATGTGGAACTTGAAATTCCAGGTAAAATCAAAATCGAGGCCAATGGCAAACAACAAAAAGTGAAAATCAAATTGCCCGACGGCAAAGAAATCGTAAATATTAGCGAATAA